CCCGATTTATGATGTGGCTTCGCTGCTTCCGCACAGCGGACATATGGTGCTTATCGACTGTGTGAAAGAATTTGGCGATGACTACACGGTTTGCCGTGCGCCGGTTGGCGACAAGCATATTTTGCTGCAGGACGGCGTGTTGCCGTCTATGGCTTATATGGAATTGATGGCGCAGGGCATAGGCGCGTTTGCAGGCATTGAGGCTTTAAAGGCCGGAGAGCCTGTACGCTTGGGTTTTTTATTGGGAACGCGCAAGCTGGATTTGTTTGCCGATTCCGTGCCTGTCGGTACTGAGCTGGAAGTCAGGGCGCATGTGTCCATTCAGGATTTGGGCGGCATGGGCGTATTTGATTGCGAGTTGTGCTGGACGGATGCGCCGGAAGATGTGAAGCATCTGTTGCCATCGGACGGTTTGCTGGCAAAAGCTTCTTTAAATGTGTACAGTCCGAAAGACGGTCAAATCATTTAAACCGTTTACAAGGCCGTCTGGAAAGACAAAGATTCAGACGGCCTGTCGATATAGTGAGAAAACGTATGAGTGAAACTATTTTAATTACAGGGTCTAATCGCGGTATCGGCAAAGCCGTCGCGCTTGGTTTGGCGCAGGACGGCTTTGATATTGTCGTCCACTGCCGCAGCCGCCGTGATGAAGCGGAAGCTGTAGCGGAAGAAATCCGTGTATTGGGTAGAAATGCGCGCGTGTTGCAGTTTGACGTATCCGACCGCGAAGCCTGCCGAGAAATTTTGACTGCCGACATTGAGGCAAACGGCACATATTACGGCGTGGTGTTGAATGCCGGCCTGACACGAGACAATGCGTTTCCTGCGTTTACTGATGATGATTGGGACTTGGTGCTGCGTACCAATTTGGACGGTTTT
This region of Neisseria subflava genomic DNA includes:
- a CDS encoding thioester dehydrase — translated: MPSIPSAPIYDVASLLPHSGHMVLIDCVKEFGDDYTVCRAPVGDKHILLQDGVLPSMAYMELMAQGIGAFAGIEALKAGEPVRLGFLLGTRKLDLFADSVPVGTELEVRAHVSIQDLGGMGVFDCELCWTDAPEDVKHLLPSDGLLAKASLNVYSPKDGQII